A part of Rhopalosiphum maidis isolate BTI-1 chromosome 3, ASM367621v3, whole genome shotgun sequence genomic DNA contains:
- the LOC113559203 gene encoding Down syndrome critical region protein 3 homolog isoform X2 — protein sequence MALNLDIQLKRSNKVYREGDTIAGVVIIDTPTEVKHEGVSMTIEGTVDLQISTQNVGAFDAFYNSVKPVQLMMCSLEIARAGRLLGGTTEIPFEAPVTPLLNKVLYESYHGVFINVQYLLKAVIKRNFLNKDIHKTLEFVVENTPCLNVLSSKVDKFVINHNTLANVNDSSNIPKFHIVGSIDSVICSIMQPFTGEVKIEHSDIPIKSIDVQLVRVETCGCAEGFSKDATEIQNIQIAEGNVSTGISIPIYMIFPRLFSCSTTKTTNFKIA from the exons ATGGCGTTAAACTTGGATATACAACTGAAGCGGTCCAACAAGGTGTATCGCGAAGGC GACACGATTGCCGGTGTGGTGATCATCGACACCCCAACGGAAGTCAAACACGAAGGCGTCTCCATGACCATTGAGGGCACAGTCGACCTGCAGATCAGCACTCAAAACGTAGGTGCTTTCGACGCTTTCTACAATTCTGTGAAG ccGGTGCAATTGATGATGTGCTCGTTGGAAATAGCCCGCGCCGGCCGGTTACTGGGCGGTACCACTGAAATACCATTTGAAGCGCCCGTCACGCCTCTCCTGAACAAAGTTCTGTACGAGTCCTATCATGGTGTCTTCATTAACGTCCAGTATCTGCTGAAAGCTGTTATCAAGAggaattttctaaataaggACATTCACAAAACGCTTGAATTTGTCGTCGAAAACACT CCATGTTTAAATGTGCTGTCATCTAAAGTGGACAAGTTTgtgataaatcataatactttGGCAAACGTTAATGATAGTTCCAATATACCAAAGTTTCATATCGTCGGTTCAATTGATTCGGTTATCTGTTCAATTATGCAGCCATTTACAGGAGAA GTGAAAATTGAACATTCTGATATCCCCATTAAATCAATTGATGTACAATTGGTGCGCGTTGAGACTTGTGGTTGTGCCGAAGGTTTCTCAAAagatg ccactgaaattcaaaacattcaAATTGCTGAAGGAAATGTATCAACGGGTATTTCAATTCCAATTTACATGATTTTTCCAAGATTGTTTTCTTGTTCCACcacaaaaacaacaaatttcaaaatag
- the LOC113558526 gene encoding PAX-interacting protein 1-like produces the protein MFSCEICKELVGESTYSTPCGHVFHLKCITTWLNRSATCPNCRSNVISTDLIKLFMLEDERFQVKTKEELDLLMRKLRSLRQTNVSNVITLRYMKRKLNTLQTSLKESQNTSNQLRNAYKNIKEQLDNFNTDEIKTPKIVTIDKYNKEKYKNEVLKKEMYELQAINSVELNKLKSERIILKAENDHYQSYNYRKPNRSKVKTRNKNMTTDEIPPILQLKFKQPLVEGFLSNCHFWIINEHKELLGDSYHLHFNEHRLIEHGATVAYEYSSKVTHVLCNSQKNSEVLKGLSEYKKCVTDYWLSDIISEKKMIQPWLAHHFPIPYSYNNLPCKYNQIAIVNFEKNEYHRVKAMAEFVGACINNKISHKTDIVISQKLEGEMIKRANALKIPTVNVQWINDIILGEEISVIDSNNTKYQQFDLSDPFSINYVRVSHLMEAWKERSRVHCIKIDSDSKTMKTCCIHDFTKSNDDGESNKRNKKTKYNS, from the exons atgttttcttgtGAGATTTGTAAAGAACTTGTAGGAGAGTCTACCTACTCGACACCATGTGGCCACGTTTTCCACCTTAAGTGTATTACAACATGGTTAAATag GTCAGCAACATGTCCTAACTGCCGATCCAATGTCATATCTACAGACTTGATCAAACTGTTTATGCTGGAAGATGAAAGATTTCAAGTCAAGACCAAGGAAGAACTGGACTTATTAAT GAGGAAATTACGATCGCTGAGACAGACAAATGTGAGTAATGTAATTACTCTAAGGTAtatgaaaagaaaattaaataccttgCAGACCAGCTTAAAAGAAAGCCAGAACACTAGTAATCAATTGcgaaatgcttataaaaatatcaaagagCAATTAGACAATTTTAATACCGATGAAATAAAGACACCTAAAATAGT tacaattgataaatataataaagagaAGTACAAAaatgaagttttaaaaaaagaaatgtatgaattacAAGCAATAAATTCAGTTGAGCTCAA caaattaaaatctgaaagaataattttgaaagCAGAAAATGATCATTATCAAAGTTACAATTATAGAAAACCAAATAGATCAAAG GTTAAAACTCGGAACAAAAATATGACTACAGATGAAATACCTCCCATATTACAGCTCAAGTTTAAAC AACCTCTTGTGGAAGGATTTTTATCAAACTGTCACTTTTGGATTATTAATGAACATAAAGAACTTCTGGGTGATTCATATcacttacattttaatgaacacCGTTTAATAGAACATGGTGCTACTGTGGCTTACGAATACTCAAGTAAGGTAACCCATGTGCTTTGCAACAGCCAGAAGAATTCAGAAGTTcttaaa GGTTTATCAGAGTATAAAAAATGCGTGACTGATTACTGGTTGAGCGATAttattagtgaaaaaaaaatgatacaacCTTGGTTAGCTCATCATTTCCCAATACCATacag cTACAATAATTTACCATGTAAATACAACCAGATAGCAATCGTgaactttgaaaaaaatgaatatcataGAGTTAAAGCGATGGCTGAATTTGTGGGTGcttgcattaataataaaatttcccATAAAACTGATATTGTTATAAGCCAAAA attaGAAGGTGAAATGATAAAAAGAGCTAATGCTTTAAAAATACCAACAGTAAATGTTCAATggataaatgatataattctCGGTGAAGAAATTAGTGTAATAGactcaaataatacaaaataccaaCAATTTGATTTGTCTGAtccattttcaattaattatgtcAGGGTATCACATCTAATGG AGGCTTGGAAAGAACGTTCACGAgttcattgtataaaaattgattctgatagtaaaacaatgaaaacatgttgtatacatgattttacaaaatctAATGATGATGGTGAGAGTAACAAAAG aaataaaaaaacaaaatataacagttGA
- the LOC113559203 gene encoding Down syndrome critical region protein 3 homolog isoform X1: MALNLDIQLKRSNKVYREGDTIAGVVIIDTPTEVKHEGVSMTIEGTVDLQISTQNVGAFDAFYNSVKPVQLMMCSLEIARAGRLLGGTTEIPFEAPVTPLLNKVLYESYHGVFINVQYLLKAVIKRNFLNKDIHKTLEFVVENTPCLNVLSSKVDKFVINHNTLANVNDSSNIPKFHIVGSIDSVICSIMQPFTGEVKIEHSDIPIKSIDVQLVRVETCGCAEGFSKDATEIQNIQIAEGNVSTGISIPIYMIFPRLFSCSTTKTTNFKIEFEVNISVIFVDEHLVTENFPITLYR; encoded by the exons ATGGCGTTAAACTTGGATATACAACTGAAGCGGTCCAACAAGGTGTATCGCGAAGGC GACACGATTGCCGGTGTGGTGATCATCGACACCCCAACGGAAGTCAAACACGAAGGCGTCTCCATGACCATTGAGGGCACAGTCGACCTGCAGATCAGCACTCAAAACGTAGGTGCTTTCGACGCTTTCTACAATTCTGTGAAG ccGGTGCAATTGATGATGTGCTCGTTGGAAATAGCCCGCGCCGGCCGGTTACTGGGCGGTACCACTGAAATACCATTTGAAGCGCCCGTCACGCCTCTCCTGAACAAAGTTCTGTACGAGTCCTATCATGGTGTCTTCATTAACGTCCAGTATCTGCTGAAAGCTGTTATCAAGAggaattttctaaataaggACATTCACAAAACGCTTGAATTTGTCGTCGAAAACACT CCATGTTTAAATGTGCTGTCATCTAAAGTGGACAAGTTTgtgataaatcataatactttGGCAAACGTTAATGATAGTTCCAATATACCAAAGTTTCATATCGTCGGTTCAATTGATTCGGTTATCTGTTCAATTATGCAGCCATTTACAGGAGAA GTGAAAATTGAACATTCTGATATCCCCATTAAATCAATTGATGTACAATTGGTGCGCGTTGAGACTTGTGGTTGTGCCGAAGGTTTCTCAAAagatg ccactgaaattcaaaacattcaAATTGCTGAAGGAAATGTATCAACGGGTATTTCAATTCCAATTTACATGATTTTTCCAAGATTGTTTTCTTGTTCCACcacaaaaacaacaaatttcaaaatag aGTTTGAAGTCAACATTTCAGTTATTTTTGTTGACGAACATTTAGTGACTGAAAATTTTCCAATCACTCTCTATAGATga